The DNA window TTTTAGCATATATTCTTTTGATAAATCATCAATATTCTTATCAAAATAGTTAGCCAATTCTTTTGCAAGTTGCATTGCTCCAAGAGCGTCACTTCTGTTCAAAGTTAAATCAACTTCTCATACAGCATCTAAAAAACCGATTTCATCTAAGGCTGCTTCGCTACCAATCATTGAATAAGTGTCTTCTTTTGTAACAATTGGATAAATTCAATCTTTTTCTTTATCTGAAAGAGCTTTAGGATTTAAACCAATTTCTGGTAAAGCACATAACATTCCCTCTGACATTTTCCCTTTGATTTCTCTATTTTCAAGTTTCATTCCATTTGCAAGTTTTTTTCCTGCCTCTGCTAAAATAACATATTGTCCTTCTTTAACATTACTTGCTCCACAAACAATTGGTGAAACTAAATCTTCACCTTTGTCTACAAAACAAAAATTTAAATGAGTTCCTTCAATTGGAGCAACATTACCTAAATGGGCAATTTTTAGCTTATCATTTAAATTTGAATAATCTTTAAATGAGTCTACTTCAAAACCAAGTGAGTTTAATGCAACTGTTATTTGCTCATTTTTAACACCAGTTAAATCAATTAACTTTTCTAATCATTTTCTTGTTAAATACATATTAATCTCACTTTCTAATCTCCAAAGAATTTAAATTGGTCTAAAAATCTAATATCATTTTCATATAAGTCTCTAATATTTTTTAAACCATATTTTAACATTGCTAACCTTTCAATTCCAACTCCAAAAGCAAGGCCAGTTACTTTATTTGGATCTAATCCATTTGATTCTAATACTTCTGGCGCTAACATACCTGAACCTAAAATTTCAATAAAACCAGTATATTTACAAATTGGACAACCCTCACCATTACAGTTAATACATCTTACATCTACTTCAGCTGAAGGTTCGGTAAAAGGAAAGAAACTTGGTCTCATTCTAATTATTGTATCTTCTGAAAATAAACGTTTACACATATATTCCAAAACCCACTTTAAATTAGCAAAACTGATTTTCTCTCCAATTGCAAATACATCCATTTGCATAAATTGATGTGAATGAGTTGCATCATCATCATCACGACGATAAACATTACCATAACTAACAGCTGCCATGTTAATGTTTCCAGTTTTTGAAGCTTGCGTAAGCATTCTAGCTGTCATATTAGTCGCATGAGTTCTTAAAACTGTATGTTTATCTATATAAAATGTATCTTGCATATCTCTTGCAGGATGACCTATGGGCATATTTAATTTTTGAAAACAATATTCATCTGTTTCAAATTCTGTTCCATCGATCATTTCATAACCTAATTCAGTAAAAATTGAAGAAACTTCATCAATTACAAGATTAAGTGGGTGTTTTGTTCCTACTTTTAAATTAACTCCTGTTAAAGATAAATCAATTTTTTCATTTTGCAGTATTTTTTTAAGTTCTTGATTTTCAAATTTCTCACTTAAATTATTTAACTTATCAGAAATTATAACTTTAATTTCATTTGCTTTCATCCCAGCTTCTTTTCTCTCTTCAGGAGAAGCTGATTTCAATTTTTTAAGAATATCTATTAGCGGAGATTCTTTACCTGCAAACTCCTTTTTTAAAAGTTCTAATTCATCTTTTGTTTTAATTTTATTGAATTGTTTATTAAAACTATTTAATATTTCATCTATTTTTTTTAACATAAATTGCACCTTTTCTAAATTTAAAGCAATTTAATTATACTAAATAAATTAATTAAATTATTATTTGATAATTTTTTTGTTTAATATATTAGCTTTTTTATTCATTTTTTGCTAAAAATAGAAAATTAAAAAACAAAATTATCATTAATTTGCTTATTTTTAAAAGATTTAATAAAGATTTCAAAATGATTATTAACATTTTCTTTAAATTCCATTAATTTTAACTTAAAATAGTCATCTGTATCATAAATCACTTGATTATATTCAACAGTAAAATGAATTTTTTCAAAGAATAAATATTTAATTAAACCTTCATTTATAATTTCTTTAATTTCCATATAAATCATATGCATAAGGTTATCTAAGATTGTTATTTGATTTAAATTTATTTTATAATCTTTAATTTCATCTACCATTTGAGTGAGAAATTCTCTGATTTTTATTATTTTTTCTCTTATATCTTGTTCCTGGGTGAAATTATAGCTAATTTTTAGCTGATGTTGCATCATTGTTATGAAATTATTAATATTTAAAATCTGAAAAAAATCTTCAAATTCCCACTTAAAATTAATATCTTCCAAGTTTATTTGCAATATTTTCTTTTTAAATCTTTTTGAAATTTGTTCAACTATCATAAATACCTCTTTTAACTATATTTTACAAAAAAAACCTACTCTTTAGAGTAGGTTTTAAAACTTTAAACTGGCAGCGTCCTATTTTTGCATTATACTATCGTCGGCGTTGCTGATCTTAACTTCTGTGTTCGACATGGGAACAGGTGTGACCTCAGCGCTATGACCACCAGATCTTAAGTTTTTTTGTGTCTGAGAGACTAAGTTCTTTTTCAAAAACTAAATCGTACTCTCAAAACTGAATACTAGATGATTTTATATATCTATACAAGCAATTTTGTTAGGTTTTTCTTTGAAAGTCCTCGATCTATTAGTATTGGTAAGCTAAACACGTCACCGTGCTTACACACCCAACCTATCAACCATGTGGTCTACATGGGATCTTACTTCCGAAGAATGGGAAAACTCATCTTGAAGGAGGCTTCTCGCTTAGATGCCTTCAGCGATTATCCTTTCCGCACATAGCTACCCTGCTGTGCCACTGGCGTGACAACAGGAGCACCAGGGGTGCGTCCATTCCGGTCCTCTCGTACTAGGAACAGCTCTTCTCAATTTTCCTACGCCCACAACAGATAGGGACCAAACTGTCTCACGACGTTCTGAACCCAGCTCGCGTACCGCTTTAATGGGCGAACAGCCCAACCCTTGGAACCGACTACAGCTCCAGGATGCGATGAGCCGACATCGAGGTGCCAAACCTCCCCGTCGATGTGAACTCTTGGGGGAGATCAGCCTGTTATCCCCGGGGTAACTTTTATCCGTTGAGCGACGGCCCTTCCACACGGGACCGCCGGATCACTAAGTCCTGCTTTCGCATCTGTTCGACTTGTAAGTCTCGCAGTTAAGCACCCTTATACCTTTGCGCTCTTCGTACGATTTCCAACCGTACTGAGGGTACCTTTGAGCGCCTCCGTTACATTTTAGGAGGCGACCGCCCCAGTCAAACTACCCACCAAACACTGTCCCTGGCCCGGATAACGGGTCTAGGTTAGAACCTCAATGTAACAAGGGTGGTATTCCAAGGATGACTCCACGATCACTAGCGTGACCGCTTCAAAGTCTCCCACCTATCCTCTACATGTTACACCAAGATTCAATATTAAGTTATAGTAAAGCTCCACGGGGTCTTTCCGTCTAGTTGCGGGTAACCAGCATCTTCACTGGTACTAAAATTTCACCGAGTCTATAGCCGAGACAGCGAAGGGATCATTACGCCTTTCGTGCGGGTCAGAACTTACCTGACAAGGAATTTCGCTACCTTAGGACCGTTATAGTTACGGCCGCCGTTCACCGGGGCTTCAATTCAATGCTTCACCGAAGCTAACATCTCCTCTTAACCTTCCGGCACTGGGCAGGCGTCACCCCCTATACTTCGTCTTACGACTTTGCAGAGAGCTGTGTTTTTGCTAAACAGTTGCCCCTTCCTCTTCACTGCGGCTCACATAAAGTGAGCACCCCTTCTCGCTAACTTACGGGGTGATTTTGCAGAGTTCCTTAGCTATAGTTATCTCGCTTGCCTTAGGATTCTCTCCTTGACCACGTGTGTTCGTTCTAGGTACAGGCACCTAATAAATTAACGCTAGAAGCTTTTCTTGGAAGCGTGGAGTCATGGACTTCGCTACTTGCCGAAGCGTTCACTCCCCATAACACTTCAAGGTTATAGTACGCGGATTTGCCAACGTACACCTCTTTGTGCTTAGACCGGCATAACCAACAGCCGGCATCCACTATCCTTCTCCGTCACTCCATCACTTTATTAGGTGGTACAGGAATATCAACCTGTTGTCCATCGACTACGCCTTTCGGCCTCGCCTTAGGTCCTGACTAACCCTGGGTGGACGAACCTTGCCCAGGAAACCTTGGTCAAACGGCATGGGAGATTCTCACTCCCAAACGTTACTCATGCCGGCATAATCACTTCTAATCGCTCCACCCGTCCTCACGGTCGAACTTCATCGCAATTAGAACGCTCCCCTACCACTTGCATTGCTGCAAATCCAAAACTTCGGTACTACGCTTAAGCCCCGGTACATTTTCGGCGCAGAAGCACTCGACTAGTGAGCTGTTACGCACTCTTTAAATGATGGCTGCTTCTAAGCCAACATCCTAGCTGTCTGTGCACTTCCACATCCTTACACACTTAGCGTAAATTTAGGGACCTTAGTTGTTGATCTGGGCTGTTTCCCTCACGAGCATGGACCTTATCACCCATGTTCTGACTGCCGAGTATGAAATTATGGCATTCGAAGTTTAATTGTGATCAGTACCCCTAGGTGGGGCCATCACACATTCAGAGCTCTACCTCCATAATCCTTTACCTCGACGCTAGCCTTAAAGCTATATCGGGGAGAACTAGCTATCTCCAGGTTCGATTGGAATTTCACCCCTAGCCACAAGTCATCCACGGTCTTTTCAACGAACGTTGGTTCGGTCCTCCATTAGGTTTTACCCTAACTTCAACCTGCTCATGGCTAGATCACCTGGTTTCGTGTCTACGACATCGTACTAAACGCCCTATTAAGGCTCGCTTTCACTACGGCTCCGTGTATTCCACTTAACCTTGCACGATATCGTAACTCGCCGGCTCTTTCTACAAAAAGCACGCCATCACCCATTAACGGGCTCTGACTTCTTGTAAGCATATGGTTTCAGGTACTATTTCACTCCCCTCACGGGGTACTTTTCACCTTTCCCTCACGGTACTGGTTCACTATCGGTAAAATGGTAGTATTTAGGCTTACCCAGTGGTCTGGGTAGATTCCGACAGGGTTTCTCGTGCCCCGCCGTACTCAGGATACTCTCTCGAGATTAGTGCATTTCGCATACGGGACTATCACCCTCTGCGGTGCTGCTTCCCAACAGCTTCTGCTATACACTAATTTTGTAACTCTAACAAGAGTCCTACAACCCCGGCCCGTAGACCGGTTTGGCCTGTTCCGCTTTCGCTCGCCGCTACTGACAGAATCACATTCGTTTTCTTTTCCTCTTGGTACTAAGATGTTTCAGTTCCCAAGGTTCCCTTCACATAACCTATGTATTCAGTTATGGATAACACGAGATTAATCGTGCTGGGTTTCCCCATTCGGACATCGTCGGATCAAAGCTTACTTCCAGCTCCCCGGCGCTTTTCGCAGGTAGTCACGTCCTTCATCGGCTCCATTTTCCAAGGCATTCACCATACGCCCTTACTATACTTTCTAAAGAAAAACCTATTGCATATATAGATAATCTATAAAATTAATGAAATTTTAGTTTTCTTAGTATTAATCTAAATTAAGTTACTAAATACGTTTTATATTGTATATAAACGTAAGAAAAATAAAATGTCTATTTTCATCTAATATTCAGTTTTCAAAGAACGATTTTCTTTTCAGAAATTGCTTTCGGGCCTAATGGCCCTAAAAAACAATCTCTGAAAACTAGATAGAACGAGATATAATCAAAAGCTGTTTTATCGTTTCACTCAGCTTCTTTTTTCTTAATCTACGAATACTCCATAGAAAGGAGGTGATCCATCCGCACGTTCCCGTACGGATACCTTGTTACGACTTCACCCTAATCGCTAATCCTACCTTGGTACGCTCCCTCCTTACGGTTAGGATACGTGCTTCTGGTATTACCAACTCTCATGGTGTGACGGGCGGTGTGTACAAGACCCGAGAACGTATTCACCGCGACATTGCTGATTCGCGATTACTAGTGATTCCGGCTTCATGAAGTCGAGTTGCAGACTTCAATCCGAACTGAGACTGACTTTTTGAGATTAGCTCCCCCTCGCAGGATTGCGACTCTTTGTATCAGCCATTGTAGCACGTGTGTAGCCCAGGACATAAGGGGCATGATGATTTGACGTCATCCCCACCTTCCTCTAGCTTACACTAGCAGTCTCATTAGAGTCCTCAACTTAATGTTAGTAACTAATAATAGGGGTTGCGCTCGTTGCGGGACTTAACCCAACACCTCACGGCACGAGCTGACGACAACCATGCACCACCTGTCTCAATGTTAGCCTCCACTACATCTCTGTAGCTTTGCACTGGATGTCAAGCCCTGGTAAGGTTCTTCGCGTTGCTTCGAATTAAACCACATGCTCCACCACTTGTGCGGGTCCCCGTCAATTCCTTTGAGTTTCACTCTTGCGAGCATACTACTCAGGCGGAGTACTTAATGCGTTAGCTGCAGCACCGACTTAAAGCCGACACTTAGTACTCAACGTTTACGGCGTGGACTACTAGGGTATCTAATCCTATTTGCTCCCCACGCTTTCGTGCCTCAGAGTCAATCACAGGCCAGTAGACCGCCTTCGCCACTGGTGTTCCTTCATATATCTACGCATTCCACCGCTACACATGAAATTCCATCTACCTCTCCTGCATTCTAGTTAGCCAGTTTTCAAGGCGAACCGGAGTTGAGCTCCGGGCTTTAACCTCAAACTTAACTAACCTCCTACGCACCCTATACGCCCAATAAATCCGGATAACGCTTGCCACCTATGTATTACCGCGGCTGCTGGCACATAGTTAGCCGTGGCTTTCTGGTAAGGTACCGTCAAACTAAAAGCATTTCCTCTTCTAGCTGTTCTTCCCTTACAACAGAGCTTTACAATCCGAAGACCGTCATCACTCACGCGGCATTGCTTCATCAGACTTTCGTCCATTGTGAAAAATTCCCTACTGCTGCCTCCCGTAGGAGTCTGGGCCGTATCTCAGTCCCAATGTGGCCGATCAACCTCTCAGTTCGGCTACGTATCATCGCCTAGGTGGGCCTTTACCCCACCTACTAGCTAATACGCCGCATCCTCATCTTCTAGCGGCCCAAACGGGCCTTTTAACATCTTCTCATGCGATAATGATGTCGTATGCGGTATTAGCAGTCGTTTCCAACTGTTATCCCCCACTAAAAGGTAGATTAGATACGTGTTACTCACCCGTTCGCCACTGGGTGCAAGCACCCCGTTCGACTTGCATGTATTAGGCATGCCGCCAGCGTTCATCCTGAGCCAGGATCAAACTCTCATTAAATTTTATTAATGTGAAAATTTTGATTCATGACTATATCTTTATTCTCAAATAATTGAACTTGTATAAATTGTACAAATTAATTGGTTGTTGTTGTTCTATCTAGTTTTCAAAGATCGTTTCACGTCAGTTTTTCAAAACCAACGACATATAAAAATATATATGATTTGAAACCAATAAGCAATACTTTTTTTAAAATTGTTTTAAAATTTACTATTTTTATTTCAATAAAATATTTTTATTAATAAAATCTTAAATTTCTTTAAAAAACCCTTTAAAATGGGCACTCTCATTGACAAGAAAGATAATAACATATTAAATTTTAAAAATCATAAAAAAAATAAAAAAGTTTTAACTTTTTTATTTTATTCATCTCAATCAATTGTTGGTCTTAAATCTACACTACTTTGCTCATTTACTGGGTCTAGAATCTTATCAAGATCGACTTCTATACTCTTTGATTTACTCTTTTTTAGCCCATTTAATGTATTTGCCTTAGGATTTAATGGTGCTACTTTAGCAGCTCTTTGAGGTATTCTTCTTTCTTGATTTTTCATAGCTTCTCAGATTCTATCTGAATCTCCTAAAAAGACTTTTCCTTGATAATTTTCATCAAGTTTAGGAGTTCTTCTAACTTTTCTTTCAACATATAATGGTTTGGCAATATTTCCAATAGGATTATTAAATTCACCTTCTCTTTTTGCAGATCTTCTAGGTACTATTGTTTGCTTATATGGGTCCTTAGGCTCACCAATTGGTGGTAAATCCTCAACCTTAGGTAGATTATTAATTGGTGCAATTTTTTGATTTGGTCGCTTTAATAAGTTATTAAATGAGTCATTTGGCTCTTCAATTTCTTCAATAAATCGCTCATTTTGAGCTATTATAGGTTCATCATTTTGAACTTGAATATTTTCTTTTTCAATTGGATAAATATTTTCAACAGGAACTTCCTGCTCAACTTTTAACTCTTCTTGTTGAGGTTTAGCCTTAACTTTTACTTCATCTATAGGAGTTTCTGTAAAAGAATCTCTAAACTTATTACTGCTAATATCTTCTTTTAAACGTGCCAATTTATCTACCATATTATATGTTTTTTCATTAGGTGTTGAAGTAAAATCAGAGTTAAATTCTTTAATTGCAGCTGTATTTTCTTTTACCATCATAGGTTGCCCTTGATTTGCTGGTGATGAAATTTGTGAATAGCTTGAATTTTGTTTTGGTTTTGATTGATTAACTGTTTGTATTTTAAACATAAACATAGTAATTATAGAACTTAGTGCACAAAATGAAGCAAGTGGCAATAATATAGCATTAGAAATAACACTTGTAATAATATTCTCACTATTAATGATAGTAATTGGTGTAGCAATTTTTGACATTAAAACTGATAAATAAACTAAGTTAATTGCACTTATAAAGACTGCTGCTATTGTATAAATAATTGGTGTTATCTTATTTGGTTTTGTAATAAAGTTAACTATTCCAACTGCAAAAAAAGACCCAATTGATAATAATGAAAGAATTTGCAGTGCATTAAAAATCGCAAACTCTTCTTCAAAGGAAAATACAACAAACATGTTTCATTGCATTAAAAAAATTCCCAAAAAACTAAATAATAAAGCTGTTATTCAAATAAACAAGCTAAAAAATATACTTTTCATAATAGATACCCCTATCTTATATAGCCCTAAAATATACCTTTATTTTAGCACCATTAAATTGTAAAGACAAGTATTTAAAAAAATAAAAAAATAAATGTTTTTGTTAAATTAAAAACAATATAACATTTACCAAGTTAATTTTTTTAGTTTTAAATAACTTTTATACTTTTTATTTTGTTTATAATAATTAAAAATAAGGAGTAAAAAAATGAAAGTACTAATTGTATTAACTAATATTTCTACCTATGGAAATACTAATAAAAAAACTGGTTTGTGACTAGGAGAAGCTACAGAGTTTATTAGAGAGTTACATCCAAACTTTAAAATTGACTTTGCTAGTCCTAATGGAGGAAAAGTTCCAATAGATCCTAGAAGTATTAAAATGGCTGATAAAAAATCTTTGGAAATTCTAAAATCAGAAAATGACTTTTCAAATTCAATATCACAATCATTATCAATTAAAGATGTTATTAAGAAAAAATATGATCTAATTTATTTTACTGGTGGTCATGGGGTGATGTGAGACTTTTACAATAATCCTGTTATAGAAGAACTTATAAGATTTAACTATGAGAATGGTGCTTATATTAGTAGTGTTTGTCATGGTATTGCTGCATTATTTAATGTAAAAACTTCTAATGGTGAATTTTTAATTCATAAGAAAAAAATCACAGGTTTTACAAAGACTGAAGAAATATTAAGTGGTAAAAGAAGAAAAGTTCCATTTTTAAATGAGCAAGCTGCTAAAAATAACGGTGCAGATTTTATTAAAAAGCGTTTTTTTAAATCTCACGTTGTTGTTGATGGTCATATTGTTACTGGACAAAACCCTTACTCTGTAATTGAACTTGCACAAACAATAAATAAATTACTCATTAAAGATTAAAATATTTTAAAAGTAATTAAATAAAAATATATAAATTAAAAGGAACCATTTATTGGTTCCTTTTAATTTATTGTTTTAATAATTAATAACTAATCCCATATATCTTGTCATACTCAACAATGATTCTCTAATTCCTTGAACTCCTTCACCTGAATCTTTAATTCCTAAGAATGGAAAACTATCAGGTCCCCTAGACGGTTTTGAATTAATATTAACTGTTCCTGTTTTAATTTTTTTAGCGGTTTGGATTGCTTTGGAAATATCTTGGCAAAAAATACTTGCTTGTAAACCAAATTGTGAATTATTAGAAATTTCAATCATTTCTTCTATTGAATCAATTCTTATAATTGGCAAGACAGGTCCAAAAGGTTCTTCTCAAGCAACTTTCATATCTAATGTAACATTGTCAATCAATGTTGGTCACATTAAATTTTTCTTTCTTTTATCACCAGTTACTATTTTTGCTCCTTTTTCTTTTGCATCATCTATTAAAGTTTGAATAAAATCAGCTGATTTTTCATCAATTACAGGCGTAATAAATGCATTGTCTTTTGGCATTCCCACACTTAATGACTCCAATTTTGCTTTTAACAATGGCACTAACTTATCTGCAATTTTATTACTTACTAAAACTCGTTTTACAGCAGTACATCTTTGCCCAGAATAGCCAAAAGCTCCATTAATTATTTCATCACAATATTTATCAAGATTTAAATCATCTAAAACTAAAGCAGGATCTTTTCCACCAAGTTCTAAAACTAAATCAGTGGTACTACCATTTTTTCTAATTTGATTTCCAATTCCCACACTTCCTGTAAAAGAAATCATATCAATTTCAGGATTTGAAGTAATAATATCTCCTATTTCTCTCCCTCTTCCTGTAACAATATTAAAAATCCCTTTGGGTAAATTAGATTCAATAACTAACTTAGATAAGAAAGTTCCTACCAAACTCCCTGCAGTTGCTGGCTTAAATACTACAGTATTTCCCATTACTAATGCTGGGATTATTTTAGCTAATGCTAAATTAAATGGATAATTAAAAGGTGAAATAGCTAAAACTACTCCTTTTGCAACCCTTGAAAATATTCCAATTTTATTTTGTGCACCCATACCTTCACCAGTAAATGCTGAAGGTTCAATTCTTTTAGCTTCTTCAAAAGTATAGTCAATAATTTCAATTGTTCTAACAACTTCTGCTAATGATTCTTTTAAATTTTTTGCAATTTCTTCTGAGATTATTTTAGAAATCTCTTGTTTATTTTGATCAATTAAATCTCTAAATTTCTTTAGAGCATTAATTCTATCTAATAAAGTTTTTTCTTCTCAAGCTTTCTGTGCCTTTCTTGCTACTTTAAAAGCATCATTTATATCTTTAGCACTTAGAGCACTAACTTTACCTGCAACAGTTAAAGTTGCTGGATTGATTATTTCTAATCATTGTCCATTATCAATTAATTTATTATTAATCAATGCATTATATTGTCTCATTTTAAATATCTTTCCTTTTCTAAAGTGAATAAATAATATTCATTAATATTGAACCTGCCACTCCTACATTTAAACTATCAAGTTCCTCATTAGTTTTAATTACTATATTCTTATCAATTCTTTGAGAAACTTCTTTTGATATTCCTTGCCCTTCATTGCCAAGAATTAATGCTACTCTTTTATTCTTAATATTTTCAAGTAAATCACTTTTTTGTTTCAATAAAGTTCCTAAAATTATTATATTCTTTTGCTTTAAATTATCTATGAAATTGTTTAAATCTTCATTTAAAAGATTTAAATTAAAATGATTTGATTGTGTTGCTCTTAAAACTTTGGGATTATAAAAACTAACACAATCATTTGAACAGATAATGTTTTTAAAGTCAAAAGCAAAAGCACTTCTTATAAGTGTTCCTAAATTTCCAGGATCTTGAATGCCATCTAAAATAAGATAATTACCTTTTAATTCTTGATTTTTTTGAATACGACAAACTGCATAAATTCCTTGATTAGTTTTAAGATCACTTAATTTCTTAGAAACATTATCTGAAATTTCAATAACATTATTAAAATTCCTATATTTATCAATTAATTTACTTTCAACTAAAAGTAACTCAACAACTTCTTTTTGAAGTGCTAAATCAACCATTTTAAGGCCTTCAATAATGTATTTTTTTTGTTCTTTTTGAATTTTACTTTCTTTATATGATAAAACCTCTTCAATTAAAGAAT is part of the Spiroplasma cantharicola genome and encodes:
- a CDS encoding ABC-2 family transporter permease; the encoded protein is MKSIFFSLFIWITALLFSFLGIFLMQWNMFVVFSFEEEFAIFNALQILSLLSIGSFFAVGIVNFITKPNKITPIIYTIAAVFISAINLVYLSVLMSKIATPITIINSENIITSVISNAILLPLASFCALSSIITMFMFKIQTVNQSKPKQNSSYSQISSPANQGQPMMVKENTAAIKEFNSDFTSTPNEKTYNMVDKLARLKEDISSNKFRDSFTETPIDEVKVKAKPQQEELKVEQEVPVENIYPIEKENIQVQNDEPIIAQNERFIEEIEEPNDSFNNLLKRPNQKIAPINNLPKVEDLPPIGEPKDPYKQTIVPRRSAKREGEFNNPIGNIAKPLYVERKVRRTPKLDENYQGKVFLGDSDRIWEAMKNQERRIPQRAAKVAPLNPKANTLNGLKKSKSKSIEVDLDKILDPVNEQSSVDLRPTIDWDE
- the pheS gene encoding phenylalanine--tRNA ligase subunit alpha; translation: MLKKIDEILNSFNKQFNKIKTKDELELLKKEFAGKESPLIDILKKLKSASPEERKEAGMKANEIKVIISDKLNNLSEKFENQELKKILQNEKIDLSLTGVNLKVGTKHPLNLVIDEVSSIFTELGYEMIDGTEFETDEYCFQKLNMPIGHPARDMQDTFYIDKHTVLRTHATNMTARMLTQASKTGNINMAAVSYGNVYRRDDDDATHSHQFMQMDVFAIGEKISFANLKWVLEYMCKRLFSEDTIIRMRPSFFPFTEPSAEVDVRCINCNGEGCPICKYTGFIEILGSGMLAPEVLESNGLDPNKVTGLAFGVGIERLAMLKYGLKNIRDLYENDIRFLDQFKFFGD
- a CDS encoding type 1 glutamine amidotransferase domain-containing protein, whose amino-acid sequence is MKVLIVLTNISTYGNTNKKTGLWLGEATEFIRELHPNFKIDFASPNGGKVPIDPRSIKMADKKSLEILKSENDFSNSISQSLSIKDVIKKKYDLIYFTGGHGVMWDFYNNPVIEELIRFNYENGAYISSVCHGIAALFNVKTSNGEFLIHKKKITGFTKTEEILSGKRRKVPFLNEQAAKNNGADFIKKRFFKSHVVVDGHIVTGQNPYSVIELAQTINKLLIKD
- a CDS encoding TrmH family RNA methyltransferase, with the translated sequence MKITSVSNSLIEEVLSYKESKIQKEQKKYIIEGLKMVDLALQKEVVELLLVESKLIDKYRNFNNVIEISDNVSKKLSDLKTNQGIYAVCRIQKNQELKGNYLILDGIQDPGNLGTLIRSAFAFDFKNIICSNDCVSFYNPKVLRATQSNHFNLNLLNEDLNNFIDNLKQKNIIILGTLLKQKSDLLENIKNKRVALILGNEGQGISKEVSQRIDKNIVIKTNEELDSLNVGVAGSILMNIIYSL
- a CDS encoding NADP-dependent glyceraldehyde-3-phosphate dehydrogenase, with the protein product MRQYNALINNKLIDNGQWLEIINPATLTVAGKVSALSAKDINDAFKVARKAQKAWEEKTLLDRINALKKFRDLIDQNKQEISKIISEEIAKNLKESLAEVVRTIEIIDYTFEEAKRIEPSAFTGEGMGAQNKIGIFSRVAKGVVLAISPFNYPFNLALAKIIPALVMGNTVVFKPATAGSLVGTFLSKLVIESNLPKGIFNIVTGRGREIGDIITSNPEIDMISFTGSVGIGNQIRKNGSTTDLVLELGGKDPALVLDDLNLDKYCDEIINGAFGYSGQRCTAVKRVLVSNKIADKLVPLLKAKLESLSVGMPKDNAFITPVIDEKSADFIQTLIDDAKEKGAKIVTGDKRKKNLMWPTLIDNVTLDMKVAWEEPFGPVLPIIRIDSIEEMIEISNNSQFGLQASIFCQDISKAIQTAKKIKTGTVNINSKPSRGPDSFPFLGIKDSGEGVQGIRESLLSMTRYMGLVINY